The archaeon genome includes the window TGCCAGGAGAATTGGATGACACTCGTTCAGCCCGAGGCCAATAACGTTAACGCACGCACAGTGCAGATGGTGAAGCTCCTCACCGAAGTTGGCCCTGACGTCCCTGAAATATCGAGGCGCCTGGGGCAGTTCAAGGAGTCCGTCAGGTACAGGTACAAGGAGAAAATAGTCAACAAGGGGATTGCGGTCCAGGCCGCAGTGGACCACGAGAGGCTGGGGCTCAAGAGGATGGTCCTTGTGGTCGAGTTCAGCGAGCCGTACAAGCAGTATGCGCAGGCGATCTTTGCAGCGATGAACGAGCTGTCCTATCTCGTGGGCTTCGCGAAGGTTATGGTCAGCGGGCAGTACACGGTCAACCTGAGCGCGCCGGCGAGGCTGCTCGGCGAGGTCAAGGAGTTCTTCCTGTCTCTGAGGGAGAAGGGGATGTTCACCACCGTGGAGGTATACGAGTTCGACTGGATGAGGGTAGTCCCGATGAGGGCGGAGTACTACGACTTCGACACGGGAAGGTGGGACTTTGAGTGGCAGGGCCCCGCGTCCCAGGACTTCGAGGGGGCAGGCTACTCTCCCTCGGCGCTGTCGAAGTTCGACAAGATCGACCTTCTGATCATCAAGGAGCTTCAGATGGACGCGAACAAGTCGCTGAAGGAGATCTCCGACAAGCTGGGGATCAACTACAAGAAGCTCGCGTGGCACCACAGCGCTCACGTCTGCGAGAGGAAGCTGATCCACGGATACAGCGTCAACTGGATGGGGACCAGGTACGACTACGGGATGGAGAAGGCCCTCCACAGGAAGCACAGGTACTTCGCCCTCGAGCTGTTCGTGAAGAACGTGAGCGAGTACGAGAAGATGGCCCTGCGCCAGCAGATCGACCGCCTGCCCTTCGTGTGGGCTGAGGCGGCCGGGAAGGACTACTTCGCACAGGTGGCCCTCCCGGTCGATTTCGTCGTCGAGGGGCTTCAGTACGTGGGCAACGCGGCCGCGGCCGTCAAGGACAGGATGAGCCTCTACACGATGGACCAGTCAGACGCGACAAGCTTCACCATCTCATACCAGCTGTACGACCCGTCCAGCAAGCAGTGGCTGTTCAACAGGCTAGACCTGAGCAAGAGATTCGACGAGCTGATAATGCAAATAAAAGTCGGAGCTCACTAGGAAAGCCTAGTGAGTTCCCCAACCGCTCAAAGCCTCGAGCGGGGCGATCTTCAGGCCCAGGGTCGCGAAAATAAGACTCGCGCCGCTGAGTGCCAGCATTCCGTATCGGATTTGTTCGTCTAGGGTCATGGCCCCTGCCTCTGCTAAAGTGATTTTTAAGACTGCGCCTACGCATGATACGGACTCAACATAACTGCGTGAAATCGCAAGTTGAAATCGCCCTTTCCCGGGCCGCAGGCCCCTGACAGGCTCCAATTAGCCCGCCAAGCCCTAAATATGGTCGCAGGGTCTGATTTGCGAGCCTCTCTGTCTGTCAGCACCCAGGAGAAGCACCCGCACATCCCCGCCAGGCACATAATGGACAGGATTGTGCTCGGAGGGAGCGACGGGGCGATAGAGTGCGTCGCCATGGCCGCGGCCCTCAACGGGGCGGGGGTAGCGTTCGGGACCGTCCTGATAGCCGGGCTCGCCTTCGCGCTGGCCGGAGGGGCGTCGATGTTCTTCAGCTCCTACCTTGCTAGGAGGTCAGAGATCGGGGCGCTGAAGATGGACATCGCACGTGAGAAGATGGAGATCGAGTCCGAGCCAGAGGAGGAGAGGGCAGAGCTCGAGGCGCTCCTGAAGGAAGAGGGATACGAGCAGAGAGAGGTCGACGTCATCATGGGAAGGCTGGTCAAGAACAAGGAGCTGTGGCTGAGGGAGCAGCTGAGGCACGAGCTCCGGGTCAACGTCGAGGACCTCGAGACCGACCCGCTCCTTGGCCCCGGGCTTGCGGGCGCGGCCTTCTTCGGGACCGCAATCCTGGCGATCGCTGCCTACACGCTCGCCCTGGAGAGGGTCGAGACCCTGCTGCTCTCGGTCGTGCTGTCACTGCTCGCACTCTTCTCGCTGAGCTCGAGGCTCTTCACTCCTACCCACTTCAGCGCGAAGGCCGGACTCGAGTCTGCGGCCGTAGGGGGGGTCGCTGCGGGCGCTCTCTATTCGATAGGCCTGCTGATAGGGTCGCTGTGAGGGTCAGGCGCCTATCTTCCCGGCCATCTTCAGGAAGTCCGAACCCTTGCCGGTCCGCTCGTAAAGCACTCTGTTCCTGCCCTTCACGGTGGTGA containing:
- a CDS encoding VIT1/CCC1 transporter family protein; the protein is MRASLSVSTQEKHPHIPARHIMDRIVLGGSDGAIECVAMAAALNGAGVAFGTVLIAGLAFALAGGASMFFSSYLARRSEIGALKMDIAREKMEIESEPEEERAELEALLKEEGYEQREVDVIMGRLVKNKELWLREQLRHELRVNVEDLETDPLLGPGLAGAAFFGTAILAIAAYTLALERVETLLLSVVLSLLALFSLSSRLFTPTHFSAKAGLESAAVGGVAAGALYSIGLLIGSL